One window from the genome of Brachionichthys hirsutus isolate HB-005 chromosome 19, CSIRO-AGI_Bhir_v1, whole genome shotgun sequence encodes:
- the loxa gene encoding protein-lysine 6-oxidase, protein MGLRVFGTPFYAFVCIYFFVFIIQTSRSQRNPGTHQQGDNRGPALRQTLRWSHNGKTFSILSQGAQYQPPRRRGAPAEQVQARPLTIIRDADVGQPDNSSPPVAEPQQSRRESNPRRPGGLPPPLQRLLRARLAERTGTRRNSTANETQEKVTASPPLIGREDMMVGDDPYDPYKSSDSDNPYYNYYDVYERPRRRSRPGYGTRNHQYGLPDLVPDPYYIQASAYAQRVPMYNLRCAAEENCLSSSAYRGDVRDYDTRMLLRFPQRVKNQGTADFLPSRPRYSWEWHSCHQHFHSMDEFSHYELLDASTHHSMAEGHKASFCLEDTSCDYGYYRRFACTTHTQGLSPGCYDTYNADIDCQWIDITDVKPGNYILKVSVNPNYHVPESDYGNNVVRCDVRYTGNYAYVSGCHMSGY, encoded by the exons atGGGATTGCGCGTATTTGGCACGCCATTTTACGCATTTGTGTGCATctacttttttgttttcatcatcCAAACGTCCCGGTCCCAGAGGAATCCGGGGACCCACCAGCAAGGCGACAACCGGGGACCGGCTCTCCGGCAGACGTTACGGTGGTCACACAACGGCAAGACTTTTAGCATTTTAAGCCAAGGCGCGCAATATCAGCCACCGAGGCGCAGGGGCGCGCCGGCGGAGCAAGTGCAGGCGCGACCTCTCACCATCATTCGGGATGCGGACGTGGGACAGCCGGACAATTCGAGTCCGCCGGTGGCGGAGCCGCAGCAGAGTCGCCGTGAGTCCAATCCACGGAGACCCGGtggtctccctcctcctctccagaggCTCCTCCGTGCGCGTCTCGCTGAGCGCACCGGGACGCGCCGGAACAGCACTGCCAATGAGACCCAGGAAAAGGTGACTGCCAGTCCCCCTTTGATCGGGAGAGAAGACATGATGGTCGGAGACGATCCCTACGACCCATACAAGTCATCCGACAGCGACAATCCGTATTATAACTACTATGACGTCTACGAGCGGCCGAGGCGGAGATCCAGACCCGGATATGGCACAAGGAATCACCAGTACG GCCTGCCTGACCTCGTACCGGACCCGTACTACATCCAAGCCTCTGCTTACGCCCAAAGAGTCCCGATGTACAATCTGAGATGTGCAGCTGAGGAAAACTGTTTGTCAAG CTCGGCCTATAGAGGCGACGTAAGAGACTATGATACCCGCATGCTGCTGAGGTTCCCCCAGAGGGTCAAGAACCAGGGCACTGCGGACTTCCTCCCCAGCAGGCCACGCTACTCTTGGGAGTGGCACAGCTGTCACCA GCATTTCCACAGCATGGACGAGTTCAGTCACTACGAGCTGCTGGACGCCAGCACGCATCACTCCATGGCCGAGGGCCACAAGGCCAGCTTCTGCCTGGAGGACACTTCCTGTGACTATGGCTACTACAGGCGATTTGCCTGCACCACACATACGCAG GGCCTGAGTCCGGGATGTTATGATACCTACAATGCTGACATCGACTGCCAGTGGATCGACATCACAGATGTGAAACCTGGAAACTACATCCTCAAG GTCAGCGTGAACCCGAATTATCACGTCCCAGAAAGCGACTACGGCAACAACGTTGTGCGCTGTGATGTTCGCTACACAGGCAACTATGCCTACGTGTCGGGATGCCACATGTCAGG GTATTAA
- the mpx gene encoding eosinophil peroxidase, translating into MLLSVLLIAGLYLQPGDSKAEYLGSPLLQNCFQEAKRIVDDAYTYSRQESLKRVRREVVSPHDALRMLKQPRGDTRSAVRSADYMAQTIRLLQERMHHVHKRSLNATDLLSKEDLDKLAEITGCAARIRLPDCNTTPNLNKYRTITSVCNNLKSPRQGSTNIPFSRWQPPEYDDGISKPKGFNNKTVNNFFLPLVRQVSNNILATTDAGVVNDTQISHMVTFYGQFNDHDLTFTPFSPSIRSFSNGVDCDESCEQTEPCVPIPIPVGDPRLPSGPDSCIPAFRSAPACGTGYSAFNFGGEPAKREQMNAVTSYLDLSQVYGSEETLSQYLRNLSNDKGLLRVNTEFKDNGRELLPFHPLVVKMCATRKRITNDTKAREVPCFISGDVRQDENIALTSIHTLFVREHNRLARELKKINPRWDSETLYQEARKIMGAYTQIFVFRDYLPRIVGNDAVRNKLGRYPGYNPNIDPTIGNIFATAAYRFAHLTIQPNVFRLGENYKEHRQFPSVSLYRSFFTPWRVVFEGGIDPLLRGLIGRPAKLNTQDHMLVDAVRERLFQFVEHVALDLGSLNMQRGREHGLPGYNTWRKFCGLSQPQNQRQLAQVLNNAGLARRLLDLYRTPDNIDVWMGGVAEPFVTGGRVGPLFACLIATQFKRNRVGDRLWYESPRTFTPQQRNALRSASLARIICDNTGITSVPRDVFELVSRGNPLVRCSSIQRVNLSAWREAACSGDSGSGDGCNEVRATENMAAENAIQEDPAQTNVHQMNAEGHEGLHGNEVQ; encoded by the exons ATGCTTCTCTCCGTCCTTCTTATTGCGGGTCTGTACCTGCAACCTGGAGACTCCAAAGCAG AATATCTTGGCAGTCCTCTTCTTCAAAACTGTTTTCAAGAGGCAAAGCGAATTGTAGATGACGCATACACGTACTCCAGACAAGA GAGTCTGAAACGAGTCCGCCGGGAGGTGGTGAGTCCTCATGATGCTCTTCGAATGCTGAAGCAGCCTCGCGGTGACACGCGCTCAGCTGTGAGATCCGCAGACTACATGGCGCAAACCATCCGTCTGCTGCAGGAAAGAATGCATCATGTGCACAAACGGTCACTCAACGCAACAG ATTTGCTCTCTAAAGAGGATTTGGACAAGCTCGCCGAAATAACTGGCTGTGCAGCTCGAATCAGGCTACCAGACTGCAACACCACACCAAACCTGAACAAGTATCGCACAATCACCAGTGTCTGCAACAACCT cAAAAGTCCTCGCCAAGGATCCACCAACATCCCCTTCAGCCGATGGCAGCCACCCGAATATGACGACGGCATCTCCAAACCGAAAGGATTCAATAATAAAACCGTCAACAACTTTTTCCTCCCGCTG GTGCGACAGGTGTCCAACAACATCCTAGCCACGACTGACGCAGGTGTGGTCAACGACACACAAATCAGCCATATGGTGACCTTCTACGGGCAGTTTAACGACCACGATCTGACCTTCACGCCGTTCTCGCCCAGCATCCGCTCCTTCAGCAACGGGGTCGACTGTGACGAGAGCTGCGAGCAAACAGAGCCGTGCGTCCCCATCCCG ATTCCTGTTGGGGACCCCCGGCTGCCCTCCGGCCCGGACAGCTGCATCCCTGCGTTCAGATCCGCCCCTGCTTGTGGAACGGGATACTCGGCCTTCAATTTTGGCGGAGAACCTGCCAAAAGAGAGCAGATGAATGCCGTGACTTCCTACCTGGATCTCAGTCAGGTGTACGGCTCTGAGGAAACACTTTCTCAGTATCTCCGTAACCTGAGCAATGATAAGGGCTTGCTGCGGGTAAATACCGAGTTTAAAGACAACGGGCGTGAGCTGCTGCCCTTCCACCCTCTCGTAGTCAAAATGTGCGCCACGCGCAAAAGAATCACCAACGACACCAAAGCCAGGGAGGTTCCCTGTTTCATCTCAG GTGACGTCCGGCAGGATGAGAACATCGCATTGACCTCCATCCACACGCTGTTCGTGCGTGAACATAACCGTCTGGCTAGAGAACTGAAGAAGATTAACCCACGCTGGGACAGTGAGACTCTCTACCAAGAGGCCCGCAAGATCATGGGAGCGTACACACAG ATATTCGTGTTCAGGGACTATTTGCCGCGCATCGTTGGGAACGATGCCGTCCGCAATAAGCTCGGTCGTTACCCTGGCTACAATCCCAACATTGATCCCACCATCGGCAACATCTTCGCCACGGCAGCGTACCGCTTTGCCCACTTGACCATCCAGCCGAATGTATTCCGCCTGGGTGAAAACTACAAGGAACACCGTCAGTTCCCCAGCGTCTCTTTGTACAGGTCTTTCTTCACCCCCTGGAGAGTCGTCTTTGAGG GTGGCATTGACCCTCTGCTGCGCGGTTTGATTGGCCGTCCTGCTAAGCTGAACACTCAGGACCACATGTTGGTGGACGCTGTGAGGGAGAGGCTGTTTCAGTTCGTGGAGCACGTTGCTCTGGACCTGGGCTCGCTCAACATGCAGAGAGGACGTGAACACGGTTTGCCTG GCTACAATACCTGGCGTAAGTTCTGTGGACTGTCCCAGCCGCAAAACCAGCGCCAGCTCGCTCAGGTCCTGAACAACGCCGGCCTGGCCCGCCGGCTGCTGGACCTCTATCGCACGCCTGACAACATCGACGTCTGGATGGGAGGCGTGGCGGAGCCTTTTGTCACTGGCGGCCGTGTGGGACCGCTGTTTGCATGTCTCATTGCAACGCAGTTCAAGAGGAACCGCGTGGGTGACAG GCTTTGGTACGAGAGCCCGAGAACCTTCACGCCACAGCAGAGGAACGCTCTGCGCAGCGCCTCCCTGGCCAGGATCATCTGTGACAACACCGGCATCACTTCTGTACCCAGAGACGTCTTCGAGCTCGTCTCAAGGGGAAACCCGTTGGTGCGCTGTTCAAGCATCCAAAGAGTGAACCTGTCAGCCTGGAGGGAGGCGGCCTGCAGCGGGGATTCAG GCTCCGGCGACGGCTGTAACGAAGTCCGTGCAACAGAG aacaTGGCTGCGGAGAACGCAATCCAGGAGGATCCAGCTCAAACAAATGTGCATCAGATGAATGCCGAGGGCCACGAGGGCCTCCATGGAAACGAG GTCCAGTAG
- the snx24 gene encoding sorting nexin-24 isoform X2, producing the protein MHSVRVSIPSFRSENNLTEKGYTVFNIEVLMNGRQHTVEKRYREFHALHKMLKKSLKPPEIPSKHVRNWVPRVLEQRRQGLELYLQTIIMENGVLPKIFLDFLNIRHFPSVPKIECCGPFDPESMESSKLSHQPGLLFLRDPYLLPSAHDTFSNAVIEGVIHGVFYPDLQPR; encoded by the exons ATGCATTCAGTCCGAGTATCGATTCCGTCGTTTCGATCAGAAAACAACTTGACGGAGAAAGGATACACG GTTTTCAATATTGAAGTGCTGATGAATGGAAGACAACACACTGTTGAGAAACGCTACCGTGAATTCCATGCATTGCACAAGATG CTAAAAAAAAGCCTGAAGCCTCCTGAGATTCCTTCTAAGCACGTCAGGAACTGGGTTCCCAGAGTCCTGGAGCAGAGGAGGCAGGGTTTGGAGCTCTACCTGCAG ACTATAATTATGGAAAATGgagttctcccaaagatattcCTGGATTTCCTGAATATCCGCCATTTTCCTTCTGTGCCAAAAATCGAATGCTGTGG GCCATTCGATCCGGAATCGATGGAATCAAG TAAACTTTCACACCAGCCAGGCTTGCTGTTCCTGAGGGACCCGTACCTGCTGCCGTCCGCGCACG ATACGTTTTCAAATGCCGTGATCGAAGGTGTGATACACGGAGTTTTCTACCCAGATCTTCAGCCGAGGTAA
- the snx24 gene encoding sorting nexin-24 isoform X1, protein MHSVRVSIPSFRSENNLTEKGYTVFNIEVLMNGRQHTVEKRYREFHALHKMLKKSLKPPEIPSKHVRNWVPRVLEQRRQGLELYLQTIIMENGVLPKIFLDFLNIRHFPSVPKIECCGPFDPESMESSKLSHQPGLLFLRDPYLLPSAHDTFSNAVIEGVIHGVFYPDLQPRFQGIGSNKI, encoded by the exons ATGCATTCAGTCCGAGTATCGATTCCGTCGTTTCGATCAGAAAACAACTTGACGGAGAAAGGATACACG GTTTTCAATATTGAAGTGCTGATGAATGGAAGACAACACACTGTTGAGAAACGCTACCGTGAATTCCATGCATTGCACAAGATG CTAAAAAAAAGCCTGAAGCCTCCTGAGATTCCTTCTAAGCACGTCAGGAACTGGGTTCCCAGAGTCCTGGAGCAGAGGAGGCAGGGTTTGGAGCTCTACCTGCAG ACTATAATTATGGAAAATGgagttctcccaaagatattcCTGGATTTCCTGAATATCCGCCATTTTCCTTCTGTGCCAAAAATCGAATGCTGTGG GCCATTCGATCCGGAATCGATGGAATCAAG TAAACTTTCACACCAGCCAGGCTTGCTGTTCCTGAGGGACCCGTACCTGCTGCCGTCCGCGCACG ATACGTTTTCAAATGCCGTGATCGAAGGTGTGATACACGGAGTTTTCTACCCAGATCTTCAGCCGAG gtttcaAGGAATTGGATCAAATAAAATTTGA